The following is a genomic window from Longimicrobiales bacterium.
CGCTGCTCGGCCCCAACGGCGCCGGCAAGACCACGCTGCTCCGCATGGTGCTCGGGCTCATGGAGCCCGACAGCGGCAGCATCACCTTCGACGGCTACGAGTCGCGCCCCGCGCCGCACGAGATCGGCTACCTGCCTGAGGATCGCGGCCTCTACCCCGACGTGAAGGTGCTCGACACGCTGGTGCACTTCGGCGCACTGCGCGGAATGTCACGTCGCGCGGCACGCGATGCAGCCGTGACGTGGCTCGAGCGCATGAAGCTGTCCGATCGCGCCGGCGAGCCGCTCAAGGCGCTGTCCAAGGGGAACCAGCAGAAGGTCCAGTTCATCAGCGCCATCCTGCACGCGCCCGTCCTCGCCGTGCTCGACGAGCCGTTCTCCGGTCTCGACCCGCTCAACCAGGACTTCTTCCTCGACCTGTTCCGCGAGCTGCGCGCTGACGGAATGACCATCGTGCTCTCCGCGCACCAGATGCAGCTCGTCGAGCGCATTGCCGACCGCATCCTCGTGCTGAACCGCGGGCAGACCGTGCTGAGCGGGACGCTGCCGGCCGTGCGACGTCGCTGGACGACCGGACGTCGCCTGCTCGTCACGCTGGCCGAAGCGGCGCCCGCCAGCTTCGATGGCAGCATCCCGGGCATCGAGGTGCAGCAGGTGGCGGACGACGTGCTCGAGGTATTCGTGCCCGACGAGCTGGAGCTTTCGCCCGTGCTCGCACAGATCGGCACGCGACTGAACGTCCGCGAGCTCGAGTCGCATCCCGTCACCCTGCACGATGTCTATGTCCGCTCGATCGGGCGCCACGACGAGGAGCGCGTATGACGTACTGGCGAGCGACGATGGCGGTCACGCGCTGGGAGTTCCAGCGCTACATCAAGTGGAAGCAGCAGATCGTCGGGATGCTGGTCACGATGGTCGTCGTCGGCGCCTTCGTGGTCCTGCCGCGCCTGAACGATGGTGACGCCGACCGCGTCCGGACGATCGCGGTGATCGGCGACGACGTGCTGCCCGTCAGCAGCGCCGGCGCCGGTGAGTACACGTTCGTCGCCCATCCACGCTCCGACGAGCAGCAGCTGCGCGACGCGGTGAACGATGAAGTGTTCGACGGGCTGCTCATCGTGCACAGCCCTGACGACGTCGAGCTCGTGCTGCGTCGCGAGGCAGACTGGGCCGGCGGCGTACACGCGCTGGTTACGACCGCCCGGCGCGAGCAGATGATCGCGAGCGCGGGCCTGAGCCGCGACCAGGTCGAGAACATCCTGGCGCCGCCCGCGCTGGAGGTGAGCTACACGGCGACCGGCGCGGGCGAGGGGCGTGGCGGACGGCTGACGGTGATCATCGTGATCTCGCTCATGCTGTTCACCGTCTTCGTCGGCATGAGCTACATCTTCGCCAGCATCACGGGGGAGAAGCAGATCCGTGTGACCGAGCAGGTCATCT
Proteins encoded in this region:
- a CDS encoding ABC transporter permease — translated: MTYWRATMAVTRWEFQRYIKWKQQIVGMLVTMVVVGAFVVLPRLNDGDADRVRTIAVIGDDVLPVSSAGAGEYTFVAHPRSDEQQLRDAVNDEVFDGLLIVHSPDDVELVLRREADWAGGVHALVTTARREQMIASAGLSRDQVENILAPPALEVSYTATGAGEGRGGRLTVIIVISLMLFTVFVGMSYIFASITGEKQIRVTEQVISAIPPQAWIDGKILGLMLVSLVGVLVQVVAFAAVFLISRAMFGGDPMTLPQSLGDPGTIVLILLFAMFGLFFWFAFFGAIAATIDDPQHSARGSFLMLPVFATVLAYMVPGSPDSGLSRFLSLFPATSPAAMPARMMTSDVGSFEVGISLLLLATGIVLLRTAAGRIFRMAMLMYGKEPSWAEMRRWIFER
- a CDS encoding ATP-binding cassette domain-containing protein, with the translated sequence MITADRITKQYATVTAVDDVSFDVARGEIFALLGPNGAGKTTLLRMVLGLMEPDSGSITFDGYESRPAPHEIGYLPEDRGLYPDVKVLDTLVHFGALRGMSRRAARDAAVTWLERMKLSDRAGEPLKALSKGNQQKVQFISAILHAPVLAVLDEPFSGLDPLNQDFFLDLFRELRADGMTIVLSAHQMQLVERIADRILVLNRGQTVLSGTLPAVRRRWTTGRRLLVTLAEAAPASFDGSIPGIEVQQVADDVLEVFVPDELELSPVLAQIGTRLNVRELESHPVTLHDVYVRSIGRHDEERV